The Actinocatenispora sera genome has a window encoding:
- a CDS encoding replication initiator: MRGAAQPHDPRVGTPVDPDSYDYRAAALDAIHFAKVLDRFWQNLRRAVGWNVQYAGSVEMQKRLAPHGHFAVRGALPRALVRQVAAATYHQVWWPAHDKIVYDPDGAVPVWDPDAKTYRDPETSAALPTWDEALDALDEDPDAEPAHVVRLGSVHLAGVRGGSESAEKTIRYITKYIAKDITDAVAPGSRAQEDHLARLAAELQTLPCSPTCANWLLYGVQPKNAKATARPGRCKGKVHQRRTLGFTGRRVLVSRQWSNKTLSDHRADRKAWVKALLALSATGETTIGEHDQAAGDPPPFEYELASRDDPDVPPPHVHFLRKIAERQAWRAQLDAAKQQAQQQLLATQTVAA, from the coding sequence GTGCGGGGAGCTGCACAGCCCCACGACCCCAGGGTCGGGACCCCGGTGGACCCGGACAGCTACGACTACCGGGCCGCGGCGCTGGACGCGATCCACTTCGCGAAGGTGCTCGACCGGTTCTGGCAGAACCTCCGCCGCGCGGTCGGGTGGAACGTCCAGTACGCCGGGTCGGTCGAGATGCAAAAGCGGCTGGCCCCACACGGGCACTTCGCCGTCCGGGGAGCACTCCCGCGGGCACTGGTGCGGCAGGTGGCGGCGGCGACCTACCACCAGGTGTGGTGGCCCGCCCACGACAAGATCGTGTACGACCCGGACGGGGCAGTGCCGGTGTGGGACCCGGACGCCAAGACCTACCGGGACCCGGAAACCTCGGCGGCGCTGCCGACCTGGGATGAGGCGCTGGACGCCTTGGATGAGGACCCGGACGCGGAACCTGCGCACGTGGTGCGGCTCGGCAGCGTGCACCTTGCCGGGGTGCGGGGCGGCTCGGAGAGCGCCGAGAAGACCATCCGCTACATCACCAAGTACATCGCGAAGGACATCACCGACGCGGTGGCTCCGGGGTCGCGGGCGCAGGAAGACCACCTCGCCCGCCTGGCGGCCGAGCTGCAAACCCTGCCGTGCTCTCCGACCTGTGCGAACTGGCTGCTGTACGGGGTGCAGCCCAAGAACGCGAAGGCTACGGCGCGGCCGGGACGGTGCAAGGGCAAGGTGCATCAGCGGCGCACCCTCGGGTTCACCGGGCGGCGGGTGCTGGTCTCCCGGCAGTGGTCGAACAAGACCCTGTCCGATCACCGGGCCGACCGCAAAGCCTGGGTCAAAGCTCTCCTCGCGCTTTCGGCAACCGGGGAAACCACGATCGGCGAGCACGACCAGGCGGCCGGCGACCCTCCGCCGTTCGAGTACGAGTTGGCGTCCCGGGACGACCCGGACGTGCCTCCGCCGCATGTGCATTTCCTGCGCAAGATCGCCGAACGGCAAGCCTGGCGGGCACAACTCGACGCGGCGAAACAACAGGCACAGCAGCAGCTTTTGGCAACGCAAACCGTTGCGGCATAA
- a CDS encoding helix-turn-helix domain-containing protein — protein MCISCARSPNGKPGGHNSTRRNNRHSSSFWQRKPLRHKDLGRIAVSTKDAVRLEPAWTIDDVAAYLRVPVETLRTWRKKRTGPPARRCGKHLRYDPVAVRAWLSSSDVA, from the coding sequence ATGTGCATTTCCTGCGCAAGATCGCCGAACGGCAAGCCTGGCGGGCACAACTCGACGCGGCGAAACAACAGGCACAGCAGCAGCTTTTGGCAACGCAAACCGTTGCGGCATAAGGATCTGGGGAGGATCGCTGTGTCCACGAAGGACGCGGTTCGGCTCGAACCTGCTTGGACGATTGACGACGTGGCGGCGTACCTCCGGGTGCCGGTCGAGACGCTGCGGACCTGGCGCAAGAAGCGCACTGGCCCGCCGGCTCGTCGCTGCGGCAAACACCTTCGCTACGACCCGGTAGCCGTTCGGGCGTGGCTCAGTTCGAGCGACGTGGCGTAG
- a CDS encoding tyrosine-type recombinase/integrase encodes MASRLGLAGIERSRATGVHALRHFYASALLDAGENIKSLSSYLGHHDPGFTLRVYTHLMPSSEDRARRAIDSVLGGDE; translated from the coding sequence GTGGCATCCCGCCTTGGCCTGGCGGGCATCGAACGGTCGCGCGCGACCGGTGTCCACGCGCTGCGGCACTTCTACGCCTCGGCGCTGCTGGACGCGGGGGAGAACATCAAGAGCCTGTCGAGCTACCTCGGGCACCACGATCCCGGCTTCACGCTGCGGGTGTACACGCACCTGATGCCGTCGAGCGAGGACAGGGCGCGTCGCGCGATCGACAGTGTGCTGGGCGGAGACGAGTAA
- a CDS encoding helix-turn-helix domain-containing protein, with translation MALVALSVVERRLDAVRAVLAGAAVTEIAASVGVSRQTVHVWVAGIWPRA, from the coding sequence TTGGCGCTGGTTGCGTTGTCGGTTGTTGAGCGGCGGTTGGACGCGGTGCGGGCGGTGTTGGCGGGCGCTGCGGTCACGGAGATCGCGGCCTCGGTGGGTGTGTCGCGGCAGACGGTGCATGTCTGGGTGGCCGGTATCTGGCCGAGGGCGTGA
- a CDS encoding phosphotransferase, translating to MDSHGHDRARNTTRRPERSSRARASRCDARPLIGQPAPTSDLPKPRRLAPRPTHRRSPPRPRARCQVASTKERRAALADLDTLALNHVPGLCHADASPWNVLAGKHERLYLIDPRGISGEVSYDAAIIALKAAPHRP from the coding sequence ATGGACAGTCATGGACATGATCGAGCCCGGAACACCACTCGGCGACCAGAACGTTCTTCCAGAGCCCGAGCAAGTCGCTGCGATGCTCGCCCTCTCATAGGTCAGCCAGCGCCCACGTCGGACTTACCGAAACCTCGTCGACTGGCTCCGCGACCGACTCACCGACGATCGCCTCCGAGACCTCGCGCCCGGTGTCAGGTTGCTTCCACAAAAGAACGCCGCGCCGCCCTGGCGGATCTAGACACACTGGCCCTCAACCACGTGCCTGGACTGTGCCACGCTGATGCTTCACCCTGGAACGTCCTCGCCGGCAAACACGAGCGCCTCTACCTCATTGACCCCCGGGGTATCAGTGGCGAAGTTTCCTATGATGCTGCGATCATCGCACTTAAGGCAGCACCACACCGCCCGTGA
- a CDS encoding winged helix-turn-helix domain-containing protein, which translates to MANALRAAILTGRFPPGNKLPSQNDLAARYNVARETVKRALAQLHAEHLTVSRQGSGVFVRQRTERQSDSGPTSKPRSTGRTCRSTSPDSPARRWPVRSPNRWTRSAPDASPRSPSRSDCY; encoded by the coding sequence ATCGCGAACGCGCTACGAGCAGCGATCCTGACCGGCCGGTTCCCGCCCGGCAACAAGCTCCCCTCACAGAACGACCTCGCGGCCCGGTACAACGTCGCCCGTGAGACCGTCAAGCGCGCCCTGGCGCAGCTGCACGCCGAGCACCTCACGGTCAGCCGGCAGGGCAGCGGCGTGTTCGTACGGCAGCGAACCGAGCGGCAGTCGGACTCCGGCCCCACATCGAAGCCGCGTTCGACCGGGCGCACGTGTCGATCGACTTCGCCGGATTCTCCGGCGAGACGCTGGCCGGTGCGATCACCGAACCGCTGGACAAGGTCCGCGCCGGACGCCTCACCCCGCAGTCCATCGCGATCCGACTGCTACTGA
- a CDS encoding DUF2637 domain-containing protein, protein MAEASKSQRVEDVARLGIMGAIGVMAGAASFTHMHDWTMQALPHGTADWFGWANAVASELMPTCALLEIRRKRRAGGSITYPVALLVASGLLSLGAQVSQAGDSLTSKGLAALPAVAFMLLVKLVFSGLRRPRMTRKLLSHNGSESPTRPLRRSSLPLRYLPRCLPLRCLAFLR, encoded by the coding sequence GTGGCTGAGGCAAGCAAGTCGCAGCGGGTAGAGGATGTCGCTCGGCTCGGGATCATGGGCGCGATCGGCGTCATGGCCGGTGCCGCGTCGTTCACGCACATGCACGACTGGACGATGCAGGCGCTCCCGCACGGGACGGCCGACTGGTTCGGCTGGGCGAACGCGGTCGCCTCCGAGCTGATGCCCACGTGTGCGCTGTTGGAGATCCGCCGCAAGCGCCGGGCCGGCGGCTCGATCACCTACCCGGTCGCGCTGCTGGTCGCCTCCGGCCTGCTCTCACTGGGCGCCCAGGTCTCGCAAGCCGGAGACTCCCTCACCTCGAAGGGTCTGGCGGCGCTGCCGGCGGTGGCGTTCATGCTGCTGGTCAAGCTCGTGTTCTCCGGCCTCCGAAGACCACGAATGACACGGAAGCTGTTGTCCCACAACGGGAGCGAGTCACCGACCCGGCCCCTGCGGAGGTCGAGCCTGCCGCTCCGGTACCTCCCTCGGTGCCTGCCGCTCCGGTGCCTGGCGTTCCTGCGGTGA
- a CDS encoding replication initiator, with amino-acid sequence MTTTVDTMMLPGLGQDDQPRPGSRAARMLQPIAKDVAVELAKKFGVCVKPVWLRRTNTATGETELVPVPCGATSAAKCEPCAEANRRLRMQQIREGWHLTEEPVTTPDAPTDEQRDLVEYRAVLEFARTSVVMAAEWDQVRELDAEIDRVDEQITAAGVRGSVLPGGRKDGTDPDESAPSRKRSTKRRQDAPDLPRLPVANRTIPHPHIGTDGREHRDSVFLTLTLGSYGPIHSAYRRRGAVEVCECGELHSPHDPRVGTPVDPDSYDYRAAALDAIHFAKVLDRFWQNLRRAVGWNVQYAGSVEMQKRLAPHGHFAVRGALPRALVRQVAAATYHQVWWPAHDKIVYDPDGAVPVWDPDAKTYRDPETSAALPTWDEALDALDEDPDAEPAHVVRLGSVHLAGVRGGSESAEKTIRYITKYIAKDITDAVAPGSRAQEDHLARLAAELQTLPCSPTCANWLLYGVQPKNAKATARPGRCKGKVHQRRTLGFTGRRVLVSRQWSNKTLSDHRADRKAWVKALLALSATGETTIGEHDQAAGDPPPFEYELASRDDPDVPPPHVHFLRKIAERQAWRAQLDAAKQQAQQQLLATQTVAA; translated from the coding sequence ATGACCACCACCGTGGACACGATGATGCTGCCCGGTCTCGGGCAGGACGACCAACCGCGTCCGGGGTCGCGGGCAGCTCGGATGCTGCAGCCGATCGCGAAGGATGTAGCGGTTGAGCTGGCGAAGAAGTTCGGGGTGTGCGTCAAACCGGTGTGGCTTCGCCGTACCAACACCGCGACCGGGGAAACCGAGCTGGTGCCGGTGCCCTGCGGGGCTACGTCGGCGGCGAAGTGTGAGCCGTGCGCGGAAGCCAACCGCAGGCTGCGCATGCAGCAGATCCGGGAAGGCTGGCACCTTACCGAAGAGCCGGTCACCACCCCGGATGCCCCGACCGATGAACAGCGGGATTTGGTGGAGTACCGGGCTGTCCTGGAGTTCGCCCGCACGTCGGTGGTGATGGCGGCCGAGTGGGACCAGGTGCGCGAGCTGGACGCGGAGATTGACCGGGTGGATGAGCAGATCACCGCGGCCGGTGTGCGCGGCTCGGTCCTGCCCGGCGGCCGGAAGGACGGGACCGATCCGGACGAGTCGGCCCCGTCGCGGAAGCGGTCCACGAAACGGCGGCAGGACGCGCCGGACCTTCCTCGCCTGCCCGTCGCCAACCGGACCATCCCGCACCCACACATCGGCACCGACGGCCGGGAGCACCGGGACTCGGTGTTCCTGACCTTGACGCTCGGCAGCTACGGGCCGATCCACTCCGCCTACCGGCGTCGCGGCGCGGTGGAGGTGTGCGAGTGCGGGGAGCTGCACAGCCCCCACGACCCCAGGGTCGGGACCCCGGTGGACCCGGACAGCTACGACTACCGGGCCGCGGCGCTGGACGCGATCCACTTCGCGAAGGTGCTCGACCGGTTCTGGCAGAACCTCCGCCGCGCGGTCGGGTGGAACGTCCAGTACGCCGGGTCGGTCGAGATGCAAAAGCGGCTGGCCCCACACGGGCACTTCGCCGTCCGGGGAGCACTCCCGCGGGCACTGGTGCGGCAGGTGGCGGCGGCGACCTACCACCAGGTGTGGTGGCCCGCCCACGACAAGATCGTGTACGACCCGGACGGGGCAGTGCCGGTGTGGGACCCGGACGCCAAGACCTACCGGGACCCGGAAACCTCGGCGGCGCTGCCGACCTGGGATGAGGCGCTGGACGCCTTGGATGAGGACCCGGACGCGGAACCTGCGCACGTGGTGCGGCTCGGCAGCGTGCACCTTGCCGGGGTGCGGGGCGGCTCGGAGAGCGCCGAGAAGACCATCCGCTACATCACCAAGTACATCGCGAAGGACATCACCGACGCGGTGGCTCCGGGGTCGCGGGCGCAGGAAGACCACCTCGCCCGCCTGGCGGCCGAGCTGCAAACCCTGCCGTGCTCTCCGACCTGTGCGAACTGGCTGCTGTACGGGGTGCAGCCCAAGAACGCGAAGGCTACGGCGCGGCCGGGACGGTGCAAGGGCAAGGTGCATCAGCGGCGCACCCTCGGGTTCACCGGGCGGCGGGTGCTGGTCTCCCGGCAGTGGTCGAACAAGACCCTGTCCGATCACCGGGCCGACCGCAAAGCCTGGGTCAAAGCTCTCCTCGCGCTTTCGGCAACCGGGGAAACCACGATCGGCGAGCACGACCAGGCGGCCGGCGACCCTCCGCCGTTCGAGTACGAGTTGGCGTCCCGGGACGACCCGGACGTGCCTCCGCCGCATGTGCATTTCCTGCGCAAGATCGCCGAACGGCAAGCCTGGCGGGCACAACTCGACGCGGCGAAACAACAGGCACAGCAGCAGCTTTTGGCAACGCAAACCGTTGCGGCATAA
- a CDS encoding tyrosine-type recombinase/integrase, with protein MAHIEDRWYRPTQDEFGKVVVNGRGKPVMERTERYGKGDRYRVRYLTPAGERRSKSFADKQKGDAEAFLITVESEKRRGTYVDPTAGKVLFRDYAEQWMRGQTFDESTRESVEYRVRKHLYPMLGDRPLSKINPGLIRDWDRSLYDVLSASTRSVVFAHLRAILGAAVDDEKIVKNPCTARSVRQPRPTERRVVPWTREQVAAIRRAVPERYRLVVDLGAGCGLRQGEIFGLSPDDVDLDAGVIHVRRQVKRVRSRLVFGLPKNDRDRHVPLPSMIARRIEDHIDGGRFGPTSITLPWENPLTGKPTTVDLLLTTTRNGALNRSTFDSKMWHPALALAGIERSRATGVHALRHFYASALLDAGENIKSLSSYLGHHDPGFTLRVYTHLMPSSEDRARRAIDSVLGGDE; from the coding sequence GTGGCGCACATCGAGGATCGTTGGTACCGACCGACGCAAGACGAGTTCGGCAAGGTGGTCGTCAACGGCCGCGGCAAGCCGGTGATGGAGCGGACGGAGAGGTACGGCAAGGGGGATCGGTACCGCGTTCGCTACCTGACCCCCGCGGGGGAGCGGCGGAGCAAGTCCTTCGCGGACAAGCAGAAGGGCGATGCTGAGGCGTTCCTCATCACCGTTGAGTCCGAGAAGCGGCGAGGGACCTACGTCGATCCCACCGCCGGCAAGGTCTTGTTCCGCGACTACGCGGAGCAGTGGATGCGCGGACAGACGTTCGATGAGTCGACCCGCGAATCGGTCGAGTACCGCGTTCGCAAGCACCTCTATCCGATGCTTGGGGATCGTCCGCTGAGCAAGATCAACCCTGGATTGATCCGGGATTGGGACCGCTCGCTGTACGACGTGTTGTCGGCGTCCACGCGCTCGGTCGTGTTTGCTCACCTACGCGCCATCCTCGGCGCGGCTGTCGATGACGAGAAGATCGTCAAGAACCCATGCACAGCGCGCTCTGTGCGGCAACCGCGGCCCACTGAACGGCGCGTCGTTCCTTGGACTCGCGAACAGGTGGCCGCGATCCGCCGGGCGGTCCCTGAGCGGTACCGACTGGTGGTGGACCTCGGCGCCGGTTGCGGCCTGCGTCAGGGCGAGATCTTCGGCTTGTCTCCCGATGATGTGGACCTGGACGCCGGAGTGATCCATGTGCGGAGGCAGGTCAAGCGGGTCCGCTCGCGGTTGGTCTTCGGCCTGCCCAAGAACGATCGCGACCGGCACGTGCCGCTTCCTAGCATGATCGCGCGCCGAATCGAGGACCACATCGACGGTGGTCGGTTCGGCCCGACCTCGATCACGCTGCCGTGGGAGAACCCGCTGACCGGGAAGCCGACCACGGTGGACCTGCTGTTGACGACGACCCGGAACGGTGCGCTCAACCGGTCGACGTTCGACAGCAAGATGTGGCATCCCGCCTTGGCCCTGGCGGGCATCGAACGGTCGCGCGCGACCGGTGTCCACGCGCTGCGGCACTTCTACGCCTCGGCGCTGCTGGACGCGGGGGAGAACATCAAGAGCCTGTCGAGCTACCTCGGGCACCACGATCCCGGCTTCACGCTGCGGGTGTACACGCACCTGATGCCGTCGAGCGAGGACAGGGCGCGTCGCGCGATCGACAGTGTGCTGGGCGGAGACGAGTAA
- a CDS encoding restriction endonuclease: MDELFDLDPGAVLTRGDRAARWGGGTQRGIEPSTRTPNVFLYADPAEAGKFGYVDGWAPGGDVFLYTGEGSEGDQQLQQGNLSLLEHRKQGRALRLFIAASGKQRGGKLHRYVGEFEVDHDSPCAQEDAPDALGETRSVWVFRLRPVGAVEYRESDASRRDVVEAGPRAELVAVERVVAVESDRKATPGGKARRREAELTEQYRAWLEAQGHQVMQWKLTLPGQVAALRTDLFDATVSEIYEAKGSIARESIRMAIGQLLDYRRHVPVPGAALAVLLPARPSDDLVDLVTSAGMSCVYRQDAGRFHRVGPTTAS, translated from the coding sequence GTGGACGAGTTGTTCGATCTTGATCCGGGTGCGGTGTTGACGCGAGGCGATCGGGCTGCCCGGTGGGGCGGTGGCACTCAGCGGGGGATTGAGCCATCGACGCGCACACCGAACGTGTTTCTGTACGCGGATCCGGCGGAGGCAGGCAAGTTCGGCTACGTCGATGGGTGGGCGCCGGGCGGCGACGTGTTCCTGTATACCGGCGAGGGCAGCGAGGGTGACCAGCAGCTCCAGCAGGGGAACCTGTCGCTGTTGGAGCATCGCAAGCAGGGTCGGGCGCTGCGGTTGTTCATTGCGGCCTCGGGCAAGCAGCGCGGCGGCAAGTTGCATCGCTACGTGGGCGAGTTCGAAGTGGACCATGACTCGCCGTGTGCTCAGGAAGATGCGCCGGATGCGTTGGGCGAGACCCGATCGGTTTGGGTGTTCCGGCTGCGTCCGGTGGGGGCGGTCGAGTATCGCGAGTCGGATGCCAGCCGTCGCGACGTCGTGGAGGCCGGTCCGCGTGCCGAGCTGGTGGCTGTGGAACGCGTGGTGGCGGTGGAGTCAGATCGCAAGGCAACTCCGGGTGGCAAGGCGCGCAGGCGTGAGGCTGAGCTCACCGAGCAGTACCGGGCGTGGTTGGAGGCTCAGGGCCACCAGGTCATGCAGTGGAAGCTGACGCTGCCTGGACAGGTCGCCGCGCTCCGTACGGACCTGTTTGACGCCACCGTTAGCGAGATCTACGAGGCGAAGGGCTCGATCGCGCGGGAGAGCATCCGCATGGCGATCGGACAGCTGCTCGACTACCGCCGCCACGTGCCGGTGCCGGGCGCCGCGCTGGCCGTGCTGCTACCTGCTCGTCCCTCGGATGACCTGGTGGATCTGGTGACCTCGGCGGGCATGAGCTGCGTGTACCGGCAGGACGCGGGGCGCTTCCATCGGGTCGGCCCGACCACGGCGAGCTGA
- a CDS encoding IS481 family transposase translates to MFGGPVRRRSAGVIESGRPGLALVALSVVERRLDAVRAVLAGAAVTEIAASVGVSRQTVHVWVGRYLAEGVSGLADRSHRPVSCPHRVGPDVEVVVAEMRRAHPRWGAKRIRMQLLRRPLEDVVVPSTATINRILTRQGLVRPRPRKRPRDSYVRWQRPGPMQLWGVDIVGGIWLINPATGARREAKVVTGVDDHSRFCVMAAVVERATSRAVCLAFAQALARFGVPEEVLSDNGKQFTDRFGKGGEVLFDKICRKNGITHRLTQPASPNQNGKVERFHGTFRPDFLDQAEAFTSVAQAQAAVDAWVADYNTDRPHQALDDTLPVTPAERFVPVENQQRTLIDLWLPPAVAACPAPASAACGQSTGAAVTAADEPAAGWTGGPIAFDRVVPPSGNLMVAGKQFWLGPARAGITVSFWADTDVIHLSAAGGRIKSLRSHLTVNDLARLVRAGAVPAGPPPLPAPDHTDAIEVDRTVSAAGTVSLGQHIVLAAEILAGRRVGIRIEPTTLMMFDLDTRELLRTRPNPLTTAEVGRLRAARKAGPPPRPSLEPVRVQRRASNTGVVMVCGQKIALGRAHRHQTLTIAVSDTTLAIDLDDGDTKIVRRTTTQPVRNIKADRPRAVPQIS, encoded by the coding sequence GTGTTCGGTGGTCCTGTTCGGCGGCGCTCCGCGGGCGTCATCGAGTCAGGGAGGCCGGGGTTGGCGCTGGTTGCGTTGTCGGTTGTTGAGCGGCGGTTGGACGCGGTGCGGGCGGTGTTGGCGGGCGCTGCGGTCACGGAGATCGCGGCCTCGGTGGGTGTGTCGCGGCAGACGGTGCATGTCTGGGTGGGCCGGTATCTGGCCGAGGGCGTGAGCGGGTTGGCGGATCGGTCTCATCGGCCGGTGTCGTGTCCGCATCGGGTCGGGCCCGATGTTGAGGTGGTAGTGGCGGAGATGCGTCGGGCGCATCCGCGGTGGGGTGCCAAGCGGATCCGGATGCAGCTGTTGCGTCGCCCGCTGGAGGATGTGGTGGTGCCGTCGACGGCCACGATCAACCGGATCCTGACGCGGCAGGGTTTGGTGCGGCCTCGGCCGCGGAAGCGTCCTCGTGACTCGTATGTGCGGTGGCAGCGGCCTGGGCCGATGCAGTTGTGGGGTGTCGACATCGTTGGTGGGATCTGGCTGATCAACCCGGCCACCGGTGCGCGTCGGGAGGCGAAGGTGGTCACCGGCGTCGATGATCATTCCCGGTTTTGTGTGATGGCGGCGGTGGTGGAACGGGCCACCAGCCGGGCGGTGTGTCTGGCGTTCGCGCAGGCCCTGGCCCGGTTCGGGGTGCCCGAAGAGGTGTTGAGCGACAACGGAAAGCAGTTCACCGACCGGTTCGGTAAGGGCGGGGAGGTGTTGTTCGACAAGATCTGCCGCAAGAACGGCATCACGCATCGGCTCACTCAGCCGGCCTCGCCCAACCAGAACGGGAAGGTGGAACGTTTCCACGGCACGTTCCGACCGGACTTTCTGGACCAGGCTGAGGCGTTCACCAGCGTGGCGCAGGCGCAGGCGGCGGTGGATGCGTGGGTGGCCGACTACAACACCGACCGGCCCCATCAGGCGTTGGACGACACGCTGCCGGTCACTCCCGCCGAGCGGTTCGTCCCGGTCGAGAACCAGCAGCGGACGCTGATTGACCTGTGGCTGCCGCCGGCGGTCGCCGCCTGTCCGGCACCGGCATCTGCGGCCTGCGGGCAGTCCACGGGCGCGGCTGTCACAGCGGCAGACGAGCCGGCAGCGGGCTGGACCGGTGGGCCGATCGCTTTCGACCGGGTGGTGCCGCCGTCAGGCAACCTGATGGTCGCCGGCAAACAGTTCTGGCTCGGACCGGCCCGCGCCGGGATCACGGTCAGTTTCTGGGCAGACACCGACGTGATCCACCTGAGCGCCGCGGGCGGCCGTATCAAGTCGCTGCGATCGCACCTGACGGTCAACGACCTGGCCCGCCTGGTCCGGGCGGGCGCGGTGCCCGCCGGGCCACCACCCTTGCCGGCACCCGACCACACCGACGCGATCGAGGTCGATCGCACCGTCAGCGCCGCCGGCACCGTCTCGCTGGGACAACACATCGTGCTGGCCGCCGAGATCCTCGCCGGGCGGCGGGTCGGGATCCGCATCGAACCCACCACGCTGATGATGTTCGATCTCGACACCCGCGAACTGCTGCGCACCCGACCCAACCCGCTGACCACCGCCGAGGTCGGCCGGCTACGCGCAGCGCGGAAAGCAGGACCACCACCACGCCCCTCGCTGGAACCGGTCCGGGTCCAACGACGGGCCTCCAACACCGGGGTGGTCATGGTCTGCGGGCAGAAGATCGCCCTGGGCCGCGCCCACCGCCACCAGACGCTCACCATCGCGGTGTCCGACACGACTCTGGCCATCGACCTCGACGACGGCGACACCAAGATCGTGCGGCGCACCACCACCCAACCGGTCCGTAACATCAAAGCCGACCGGCCGCGGGCGGTCCCCCAAATTTCCTAG
- a CDS encoding Pycsar system effector family protein, producing MKADDAWRPLGQVNEWIRFADTKAAATLAGSSVLGGILVRSIPRASDFHHDAIHAIHAIVLSLAIVCIGASAVISLRTLAPRLRSLGEPDSMIYFDHIARRYGSDKELYIRRFVRLSAKDNLVAEQVVEQIWANSCVARRKFQHVALAIYLLGAGMILSGLAVLVQRL from the coding sequence GTGAAGGCTGACGATGCTTGGCGACCACTCGGGCAGGTCAACGAATGGATTCGATTCGCAGACACGAAGGCTGCGGCAACTCTTGCCGGGAGCAGCGTGTTGGGGGGAATTCTTGTCCGATCGATCCCGCGGGCTTCGGACTTTCATCACGATGCAATTCACGCCATTCATGCCATTGTTCTTTCTCTTGCGATCGTATGCATTGGTGCGAGCGCCGTTATTAGCTTACGTACGCTGGCTCCAAGGTTGCGATCTCTCGGCGAACCCGACTCAATGATCTATTTTGATCATATTGCGCGCCGTTACGGCTCGGACAAGGAGCTTTACATCCGCCGCTTCGTGAGGCTGTCAGCCAAGGATAACTTGGTTGCTGAACAAGTGGTCGAACAGATCTGGGCGAACAGCTGTGTCGCTCGACGTAAATTTCAACATGTCGCATTGGCAATCTATTTGCTCGGCGCGGGGATGATTCTTTCGGGTTTGGCCGTTCTGGTGCAAAGGCTTTGA
- a CDS encoding phosphotransferase → MFEPIAVSTHVLAGISARWPELAEPWSMSVAGELHELCVRYNAEPIAVLPARFGLVVKANTPDGQIVLRSSPDPNGRHQGAISVALAQIGVSPQVHEVSTTDHGTWTVMDMIEPGTPLGDQNVLPEPEQVAAMLGPLIGQPAPTSDLPNLVDWLRDRLTDDRLRDLAPGCQVASTKERRAALADLDTLALNHVPGLCHADASPWNVLAGKHERLYLIDPRGISGEVSYDAAIIALKAAPHRPVKLTAKAISTTLNIDARRVLAWASIAAIARV, encoded by the coding sequence GTGTTCGAGCCCATCGCTGTAAGCACCCATGTCCTTGCGGGCATCAGCGCCCGCTGGCCAGAACTCGCCGAGCCCTGGTCGATGTCGGTAGCTGGGGAGCTGCACGAGCTGTGCGTCCGGTACAACGCAGAACCGATCGCCGTACTCCCGGCCCGATTCGGCCTCGTCGTCAAAGCGAACACCCCGGATGGCCAGATCGTCCTACGATCCAGCCCCGACCCGAACGGCCGCCATCAAGGCGCCATTAGCGTTGCACTTGCGCAGATCGGGGTATCGCCTCAGGTCCACGAGGTCAGCACCACCGATCACGGCACATGGACAGTCATGGACATGATCGAGCCCGGAACACCACTCGGCGACCAGAACGTTCTTCCAGAGCCCGAGCAAGTCGCTGCGATGCTCGGCCCTCTCATAGGTCAGCCAGCGCCCACGTCGGACTTACCGAACCTCGTCGACTGGCTCCGCGACCGACTCACCGACGATCGCCTCCGAGACCTCGCGCCCGGGTGTCAGGTTGCTTCCACAAAAGAACGCCGCGCCGCCCTGGCGGATCTAGACACACTGGCCCTCAACCACGTGCCTGGACTGTGCCACGCTGATGCTTCACCCTGGAACGTCCTCGCCGGCAAACACGAGCGCCTCTACCTCATTGACCCCCGGGGTATCAGTGGCGAAGTTTCCTATGATGCTGCGATCATCGCACTTAAGGCAGCACCACACCGCCCCGTGAAACTCACTGCAAAGGCGATTAGCACTACTCTCAACATTGATGCACGACGGGTGCTGGCGTGGGCATCCATTGCCGCAATTGCTCGCGTCTAG